One Nicotiana sylvestris chromosome 12, ASM39365v2, whole genome shotgun sequence genomic window carries:
- the LOC138884352 gene encoding mitogen-activated protein kinase kinase kinase 20-like, with protein sequence MAAITDHPIIWTRGKTIGRGSFGIVTSATTTNFSIDIPSTIAVKSALFSRSKSLQKERDLLHEFQDCDHVIRCFGADVTEEDGKILYNMLLEYASGGSLADRIGQNSRQGLQDFEVKQYAKSILLGLSHIHGRGFVHRDIKPDNILLVGTEKVAKIADFGSAKKVGGVKSQKKKHGLKGTPMYMAPESVLDNDYGPEADIWAFGCTVFEMVTGKTVWDCSEANNVVYLLCKIGMGSPDLQNKRLSKVAEDFLRKCLVKEPRSRWTADMLLKHPFLSSDDNVVVREQKQTRKKELNLDDFCNSTEMDKLKPMKLLDCRSNKRRKLLEGC encoded by the exons ATGGCGGCGATTACCGATCATCCAATAATATGGACGAGAGGCAAAACCATCGGAAGAGGCAGTTTTGGTATCGTCACTTCAGCAACGACAACAAACTTCTCCATTGATATTCCATCGACAATCGCAGTAAAATCTGCCCTGTTTTCGCGTTCAAAATCGTTACAGAAAGAGAGAGATTTACTACACGAGTTTCAAGATTGTGATCATGTTATTCGATGTTTCGGAGCTGATGTTACTGAAGAAGATGGGAAGATATTGTACAACATGTTGCTCGAGTACGCGTCTGGTGGAAGTTTAGCCGATCGGATTGGTCAAAATTCAAGGCAAGGGTTGCAAGATTTCGAGGTAAAACAGTACGCGAAATCGATTCTATTGGGGCTTAGTCATATTCATGGAAGAGGTTTCGTTCACCGTGACATTAAACCAGATAACATTCTTCTTGTTGGTACGGAGAAAGTTGCCAAGATTGCTGATTTCGGGTCCGCGAAGAAGGTTGGAGGAGTAAAGAGTCAGAAAAAAAAGCACGGACTCAAAGGAACACCTATGTACATGGCGCCAGAATCAGTTCTTGATAACGATTACGGACCTGAAGCCGATATTTGGGCTTTCGGGTGCACTGTCTTTGAGATGGTTACAGGGAAGACAGTGTGGGATTGCAGTGAAGCTAACAACGTTGTTTATCTATTGTGCAAAATTGGAATGGGATCACCGGATTTGCAGAACAAAAGATTGTCAAAAGTGGCTGAAGATTTTCTGAGAAAGTGTCTTGTTAAGGAGCCGAGATCGCGATGGACTGCTGATATGTTATTGAAGCATCCATTTCTTTCATCTGATGATAATGTTGTTGTTCGTGAGCAGAAGCAGAcaaggaaaaaggaactcaacc TTGACGATTTCTGCAATAGTACGGAGATGGATAAGCTAAAACCAATGAAGCTGTTGGATTGCAGATCcaacaaaagaagaaagctacTAGAAGGATGCTGA